The following are encoded together in the Flavihumibacter fluvii genome:
- a CDS encoding bi-domain-containing oxidoreductase, with the protein MKQVIQNFKTGELYVDEVPLPKLSSGMVLVENNFSLISAGTERSTVKVAQANLLNKARQRPDLVAQVLQNIKKEGLSATIEKVRTKLDSLKALGYSTSGTVLSSLDRNGAFKTGDRVACAGVDYASHAEIIAVPQNLVAKVPDNVTSEEAAFTTLGAIALQGVRQADPRLGEKVCVIGLGLLGQITGQLLKANGCSVFGIDLSESYVKLAAEYSADMALNRNDPNLLAACENFTRGQGFDSIIITAAAQSNDPVELSTELSRKKGKIIIVGAVKMDIPRDPHFYRKELELKISCSYGPGRYDANYEENGHDYPFAYVRWTEQRNMEAFLDLLSRKLINLQPLITHVFDINEAEKAYDIILGKTHEPHIGILLKYSPNEKKHISAFTIAHKPISDINIGFIGAGSFAQSYLIPNVKSGGGSLDGVVTSRGITAKNVANKFGFNFCSSEQQDILTKENINTIFIATPHSSHAALVIKALSANKHVYVEKPLAINDDQLAGVVDAMKKNHRTLMVGFNRRFAPISKRIRAEMENAGEPMVINIRVNAGLIPKDHWIQHPDIGGGRIIGEMCHFIDLMQYFTGAEPEKVYADCLSSDNNKTTPADNISIVVKFKDGSIGNLTYLANGEKGMPKELIEVFCAGKIGVINDFKDGILYSNGKEIKLKSAGKGHKEEVHEFLAALKNGGKSPISFRSVCLTTLTTFRIVDSLATGLPQKVSFNEQ; encoded by the coding sequence ATGAAACAAGTTATTCAGAATTTTAAAACGGGTGAGCTTTATGTAGATGAGGTACCCTTGCCGAAGCTTTCAAGTGGTATGGTATTGGTGGAGAATAACTTTTCACTAATAAGTGCAGGAACGGAAAGAAGTACTGTAAAAGTTGCACAGGCTAATCTACTGAACAAAGCAAGGCAGCGCCCAGACCTGGTAGCCCAGGTATTGCAAAATATTAAAAAAGAAGGGCTTTCTGCGACCATTGAAAAGGTAAGAACAAAGCTGGATTCCCTTAAAGCCCTTGGATATAGCACCAGCGGTACTGTACTTTCTTCTCTGGATAGAAATGGTGCTTTTAAAACTGGAGACAGAGTTGCCTGCGCTGGTGTTGATTATGCTTCCCATGCTGAAATTATTGCAGTTCCGCAAAATCTGGTAGCTAAAGTACCCGATAATGTAACTTCCGAAGAAGCTGCGTTCACTACTCTTGGAGCTATAGCACTTCAGGGAGTAAGGCAGGCTGATCCAAGATTGGGGGAAAAAGTATGTGTTATAGGGCTTGGTTTATTAGGACAAATCACCGGGCAACTTTTGAAAGCCAATGGTTGTAGCGTTTTCGGAATCGATCTTTCTGAGTCATATGTGAAGTTGGCTGCTGAATATTCTGCTGATATGGCCCTTAACCGAAATGACCCGAACCTATTGGCTGCCTGCGAAAATTTCACCAGGGGTCAGGGATTTGATTCAATTATCATTACTGCTGCCGCTCAATCAAATGATCCGGTTGAACTTTCAACCGAACTGAGCCGTAAAAAAGGAAAGATCATCATTGTGGGGGCAGTTAAAATGGATATTCCCCGTGATCCGCATTTTTACAGAAAGGAACTGGAGCTTAAAATATCCTGTTCCTATGGTCCAGGACGTTATGATGCAAATTATGAAGAAAACGGGCATGATTACCCCTTTGCATATGTGCGGTGGACTGAACAGCGGAATATGGAGGCTTTCCTGGATCTGCTGTCAAGAAAACTGATCAACCTGCAACCATTAATTACGCATGTTTTCGATATCAATGAAGCAGAAAAGGCCTATGATATTATTCTAGGTAAAACTCATGAACCCCATATTGGAATACTACTGAAATATTCACCGAATGAGAAGAAACATATTTCAGCTTTTACAATCGCACATAAACCAATTTCAGATATTAATATTGGCTTTATTGGTGCAGGTAGTTTTGCTCAGAGCTACCTTATCCCTAACGTAAAATCGGGGGGTGGTTCCCTGGATGGCGTTGTAACATCAAGGGGAATTACAGCAAAGAATGTGGCTAATAAGTTTGGTTTCAACTTTTGCTCATCCGAGCAGCAGGATATCCTTACCAAGGAAAATATCAACACAATATTCATTGCTACGCCCCATTCTTCGCATGCAGCATTGGTTATCAAGGCTTTAAGTGCCAATAAGCATGTTTATGTGGAGAAACCCCTGGCGATTAATGATGACCAGCTGGCAGGGGTTGTGGACGCCATGAAAAAGAACCACCGGACATTAATGGTAGGATTCAACCGCAGATTTGCTCCAATTAGTAAAAGGATCAGGGCGGAAATGGAAAATGCCGGAGAACCGATGGTCATAAATATCAGGGTTAATGCCGGCTTGATTCCGAAAGATCACTGGATACAGCATCCTGATATTGGGGGCGGACGAATTATTGGCGAAATGTGCCATTTTATCGACCTAATGCAATATTTTACCGGTGCTGAGCCTGAAAAGGTATATGCTGATTGCTTAAGCAGTGATAACAATAAAACAACTCCAGCCGACAACATATCTATTGTGGTTAAATTCAAAGATGGTTCAATTGGCAACCTTACCTACCTTGCAAACGGGGAAAAGGGGATGCCCAAAGAGCTCATTGAAGTATTTTGTGCAGGAAAAATTGGTGTAATCAATGATTTCAAAGATGGTATATTGTATAGTAATGGTAAAGAAATCAAGTTGAAATCGGCTGGCAAAGGTCATAAAGAGGAAGTCCATGAATTCCTGGCGGCCCTGAAAAATGGAGGTAAAAGCCCAATCAGTTTCAGGTCGGTTTGTCTAACGACACTTACAACGTTCAGAATAGTGGATAGTTTGGCAACTGGTTTACCTCAAAAAGTTAGTTTTAATGAACAGTAA
- the asnB gene encoding asparagine synthase (glutamine-hydrolyzing) produces the protein MCGFAGFTGFKNNAELAAMANRIQQHRGPDNQSVWSDDFISLAHQRLSIIDLSERSNQPLHKGDYAIVFNGEIYNYVELKEKLIKEKQVAFDTTGDTEVALEMFINYGVASFDQLGGMFAFAIYNKVTHDLIIARDHFGIKPLFYTFIESGFAFSSELKTLVRIPGFNKSLNKKALVSCLNYLWVSGNESMFANCFKLPAAHYISYNGSREFKMVKYWELEESAGTKSSDENRIVQELSETIQESITRHMVADVPVSSFLSGGLDSSLISVLAKRSNPNLSTYTISTIGRDKQVEKMPDDEKYAQLLADEFKLDHHVIEISSDIIKMLPEMVKTLDEPIGDPAAINTFIICRAARERGVKVLLSGMGADEIFFGYRRQKATLLSMKFNRLPLFVRKSGQIIADMLPVKIGNKGFRFGRWAKRFFSFVSLPPSQTYMRSYSYYSPDQLQNLVTTPYKEAVNLLVQEHDDIFNSKYQGDIVNQMCNTDLSMFMLGLNLTYTDRASMAASVEVRVPFIDKKVIEKAMQIPGKFKIYKNQSKYILKKVAESFLPKSIIYRPKAAFGAPIRSWISSDLKAMVDDLLSKENIEKRGVLNYNVVQKLIENDRKGLEDNAYQIYQLLTVELWFREYLDK, from the coding sequence ATGTGCGGTTTTGCAGGCTTTACAGGATTTAAGAATAATGCGGAATTAGCTGCCATGGCAAATCGTATCCAGCAGCACAGGGGGCCAGATAATCAATCTGTTTGGAGCGATGATTTTATCTCCCTCGCACATCAGCGACTTTCCATCATTGATCTGAGTGAAAGGTCAAACCAGCCACTTCATAAAGGAGATTACGCTATTGTTTTCAATGGCGAAATTTATAATTATGTTGAGTTAAAGGAGAAACTGATCAAAGAAAAGCAGGTTGCTTTCGATACCACAGGTGACACAGAAGTCGCCCTTGAAATGTTTATCAATTATGGTGTTGCCAGTTTTGATCAGTTGGGTGGCATGTTCGCTTTTGCTATTTATAATAAAGTCACCCATGACCTTATTATTGCCCGCGATCATTTTGGCATAAAACCATTGTTCTATACTTTTATTGAAAGTGGGTTTGCGTTTAGTTCCGAATTGAAAACACTCGTAAGAATCCCGGGATTTAACAAGTCGCTGAATAAAAAGGCGTTAGTCAGTTGCCTTAACTATTTATGGGTGTCGGGCAATGAATCCATGTTTGCCAACTGCTTTAAATTACCAGCTGCGCATTACATAAGTTATAACGGAAGCCGTGAATTCAAAATGGTGAAATACTGGGAACTTGAGGAATCAGCAGGAACAAAATCGTCAGATGAAAATAGGATTGTACAGGAACTTTCTGAAACTATACAGGAATCTATCACCAGGCATATGGTTGCTGATGTTCCGGTGAGCAGTTTCCTGAGCGGGGGCCTTGATTCTTCACTGATCTCAGTTTTGGCGAAAAGAAGTAATCCCAATCTTTCAACCTACACGATTTCCACCATCGGACGTGATAAGCAAGTGGAAAAAATGCCTGATGATGAAAAGTATGCCCAATTGCTGGCAGATGAGTTTAAACTGGACCATCATGTAATTGAGATTTCATCTGATATCATAAAGATGTTGCCTGAAATGGTGAAAACGCTTGATGAACCGATAGGTGATCCTGCTGCCATAAATACGTTTATTATTTGCAGGGCTGCCCGGGAACGAGGAGTGAAAGTATTATTGTCAGGAATGGGTGCTGATGAGATTTTTTTTGGTTACAGAAGGCAGAAGGCAACACTGCTTTCCATGAAATTTAACCGGTTGCCGCTATTTGTAAGGAAATCTGGTCAGATTATTGCCGATATGTTACCGGTAAAAATTGGCAATAAGGGATTTCGGTTTGGTAGATGGGCAAAAAGGTTCTTTAGTTTTGTGTCCCTGCCACCCAGCCAAACCTATATGCGGAGCTACTCTTATTACAGTCCGGATCAACTTCAAAACTTGGTCACCACACCTTATAAGGAAGCCGTGAACCTGCTTGTTCAGGAACATGATGACATTTTCAATTCGAAATACCAGGGTGATATTGTGAATCAAATGTGCAACACTGATTTAAGTATGTTCATGTTGGGATTGAACCTGACCTATACTGATAGGGCATCGATGGCTGCTTCTGTTGAGGTAAGGGTGCCATTTATTGATAAAAAAGTGATTGAAAAGGCCATGCAGATACCAGGGAAATTCAAAATATATAAAAATCAATCAAAATATATATTAAAAAAGGTAGCTGAGTCGTTCTTACCTAAGAGTATTATTTACAGGCCTAAAGCAGCTTTCGGGGCACCGATCCGGTCGTGGATTTCGTCAGACCTTAAAGCTATGGTAGATGACCTGCTATCGAAGGAGAATATTGAAAAAAGGGGAGTCTTGAATTATAATGTGGTCCAAAAGCTGATAGAAAACGACCGTAAAGGTTTGGAAGATAACGCTTACCAGATTTACCAGCTGTTAACAGTGGAGCTCTGGTTCAGGGAGTATTTAGATAAATGA
- a CDS encoding MBOAT family O-acyltransferase: protein MAFVPVYILILFFTIIIDYFAGIFIEQAEGVRKRKFLIISLVANIGVLAVFKYYNFLNDNLTFLLYGAGFKNPIPHLSILLPIGLSFHTFQAMSYTIEVYRGHEKAERNFGIYALYVMFYPQLVAGPIERPQNLLHQFRTEHTFDYDRIVSGLRLMLWGFFKKLVIADRLAIYVNAAYGQPDQHTGLTLAIATVFFAFQIYCDFSGYSDIAIGAARVMGFDLMKNFNRPYLSSSVSEFWKRWHISLSTWFTDYLYISMGGNRVSIPRWYFNLFFVFLVSGLWHGANWTYVIWGALNGLYLIFAIIRRKYADPLINKNLALPDSLVKTFNILVTFILICFSWIFFRAATVQDAFLIIRKIFEFKGPLFVDFTMMFYGLIGVLFLLGREIKHEYFKDSPPLFEHKSPVVRYSVYIVLITLILLIGVFDGSQFIYFQF from the coding sequence ATGGCGTTCGTACCTGTATACATTCTCATCCTGTTTTTTACTATTATCATCGACTATTTTGCAGGTATTTTTATTGAACAGGCTGAAGGTGTACGAAAACGGAAATTCCTGATTATAAGCCTTGTTGCAAATATTGGCGTACTGGCTGTTTTCAAATATTATAATTTCCTCAATGATAACCTGACCTTTTTATTGTATGGTGCAGGTTTCAAGAATCCGATACCCCATTTGTCGATACTTCTCCCAATCGGGTTGTCATTTCATACTTTCCAGGCTATGAGTTATACTATTGAGGTTTACCGTGGCCATGAGAAAGCAGAGCGCAATTTTGGGATTTACGCCTTATATGTAATGTTTTATCCACAGTTAGTTGCAGGCCCGATTGAGAGGCCTCAGAACCTGTTGCACCAGTTCCGCACTGAGCATACTTTTGATTATGATAGGATTGTGAGTGGATTGCGCCTGATGCTTTGGGGCTTTTTCAAAAAATTGGTTATCGCAGACCGGTTGGCCATATATGTGAATGCTGCATATGGACAACCTGATCAACATACCGGTTTAACTCTTGCTATTGCTACGGTGTTTTTTGCTTTTCAGATTTATTGTGATTTTTCTGGATATTCGGATATTGCCATAGGGGCTGCAAGGGTTATGGGTTTTGACCTCATGAAGAATTTTAACCGCCCATATCTCTCATCTTCAGTTTCTGAATTTTGGAAACGATGGCATATTTCCCTTTCAACCTGGTTTACAGACTACCTTTATATTTCCATGGGGGGAAACAGGGTTTCAATACCCCGTTGGTATTTTAACCTTTTCTTTGTTTTCCTGGTAAGTGGCTTATGGCATGGCGCAAATTGGACTTATGTGATTTGGGGTGCATTAAATGGTTTATACCTCATTTTTGCCATCATCAGGAGGAAATATGCAGATCCTTTAATCAACAAGAATTTAGCACTTCCTGATTCACTTGTAAAAACATTCAATATACTGGTCACATTTATCCTTATCTGTTTTTCCTGGATATTTTTCAGGGCTGCCACAGTGCAGGATGCATTCCTGATTATCCGTAAGATATTCGAGTTCAAAGGCCCGCTTTTTGTTGACTTTACTATGATGTTTTATGGATTAATTGGAGTTTTATTTCTTTTGGGACGCGAAATCAAGCATGAATATTTCAAAGATTCACCACCCTTGTTTGAGCATAAAAGTCCGGTAGTCCGGTATAGCGTATATATAGTATTAATAACCCTGATACTGCTGATAGGCGTCTTTGATGGCAGCCAGTTTATTTATTTTCAATTCTGA
- a CDS encoding GNAT family N-acetyltransferase: MVRFKKKFLFLNVYENWFHCDPSFIDLILPNAYLHVKNRKDKIIPGFSDITYTVENDLTLDHDTMYAGFQKSLRQQIRQSEEAGIKCYFHDDIDGFVSFFNDFAASKNLPPTSKRRIEEMEGFLKLSYAELDGMVLVAHSTLVDEKNKIVRAFHSASKRLDDSFDKSLIGKANKVLHYRDMTHFKELGYEVYDFGGYTENTEDKALQGINNFKLLFGGQKVACTNYYTVSYYIMRKIGQWIGALEKG, translated from the coding sequence ATGGTCCGTTTTAAAAAAAAGTTCTTGTTTCTTAATGTCTATGAGAATTGGTTTCATTGTGATCCGTCTTTTATTGACCTGATCCTTCCAAATGCATACCTGCATGTTAAAAACAGGAAGGATAAAATAATACCTGGCTTTTCAGATATCACCTATACAGTTGAGAACGACCTTACTCTCGATCATGATACGATGTATGCTGGATTTCAGAAATCTCTCAGGCAGCAGATCAGGCAATCAGAGGAAGCTGGAATCAAATGTTATTTTCATGATGATATCGATGGTTTTGTTTCTTTTTTTAATGATTTCGCAGCATCAAAAAACCTTCCACCTACAAGTAAAAGAAGGATCGAGGAAATGGAGGGTTTCCTGAAACTTAGCTATGCAGAACTGGATGGTATGGTGCTGGTGGCCCATAGTACATTGGTTGATGAGAAGAATAAAATAGTCAGAGCTTTTCATTCCGCTTCTAAAAGACTGGATGATTCTTTTGATAAAAGCCTGATTGGTAAAGCCAATAAGGTGCTTCATTACAGAGATATGACCCATTTTAAAGAACTCGGGTATGAGGTTTATGACTTTGGCGGTTATACTGAAAATACAGAGGATAAGGCGTTACAGGGTATAAATAATTTTAAACTCCTGTTTGGGGGACAGAAAGTTGCTTGTACAAATTACTACACTGTCAGCTATTACATCATGCGAAAGATCGGTCAATGGATCGGTGCTTTAGAAAAAGGGTAA
- a CDS encoding polysaccharide deacetylase family protein, whose product MKIIKEIIGFMLMAGRLFRRTDDTEILSVYFHNPNPKLFSKLINWLVRQGYDFISAGQLDEIISSGQHVTRKAIITFDDGNKEYLDLLDIINTYKVPITIFIPVEPVQSGNYWWDFAADKDQGKYTGLGSVEDFKKLKVEEFDLKMDILKNSLKLKRTCVTMDELLVLAKNPYVTIGSHTVTHPILKNCGQERQRDELRNSKNWLDEKLMQHTQYLAYPNGDYDETTLTIAAAEKYRLGFTTKPGRINLKNLNRLEIPRYAVNDEGGYFENLAKINGLWQAVFN is encoded by the coding sequence ATGAAGATAATTAAAGAAATCATTGGATTTATGCTGATGGCCGGGAGGCTATTTAGGCGGACTGATGACACTGAAATCCTGTCTGTTTATTTTCACAACCCTAACCCAAAATTATTTTCCAAATTGATTAATTGGCTTGTTAGGCAGGGGTATGATTTTATTTCTGCCGGCCAGCTGGATGAAATCATTTCATCAGGACAGCATGTTACTCGAAAGGCTATAATAACGTTTGATGATGGCAATAAGGAATATTTAGATCTTCTGGATATCATTAATACCTATAAAGTTCCAATAACTATTTTTATTCCTGTTGAACCTGTACAGTCCGGCAACTATTGGTGGGATTTTGCAGCGGATAAGGACCAGGGAAAATATACTGGTCTTGGTAGCGTTGAAGATTTTAAAAAGCTTAAGGTGGAAGAATTTGATCTTAAAATGGACATATTAAAAAATAGTTTGAAACTTAAGCGCACCTGTGTAACAATGGACGAGTTGCTGGTTCTGGCAAAGAATCCATACGTCACAATTGGGTCCCACACAGTAACACATCCAATATTGAAAAATTGCGGGCAGGAAAGGCAGAGGGATGAATTGCGAAATTCAAAAAACTGGCTGGATGAAAAGCTGATGCAGCATACGCAATACCTTGCCTATCCGAATGGAGATTATGATGAAACGACATTAACTATTGCTGCAGCGGAAAAGTACAGGCTTGGATTTACTACAAAGCCTGGCAGAATTAATCTCAAAAACCTTAACAGGCTTGAAATACCCCGTTATGCAGTAAATGATGAAGGTGGGTATTTTGAAAACCTGGCTAAGATTAATGGCCTTTGGCAAGCAGTATTTAACTGA
- a CDS encoding glycosyltransferase family 4 protein, giving the protein MMKVLIVVPGLPLNMDKIQGGVHSAVLNLLHGFAHIENVYVRLLSFTGETKHERVVQFNDHVEISHVPEGPLPFSSINYLLFSSFKLKQQVIAFNADIVHYEIGGSLLFTRLFGLNKRPYLLTFHGIPQEELKLRETFKEKLATYFNLYIGNWLQPSYIIHISDFSRKYVRTAGIKDDITIPNAISSKYFNIPDKKVMSNRLIFIGVINDRKNLMFMLQALKKMVDIGKPYTLDVCGGFGNQMYKQLVESFIAGNNLQDIVKFHGWVSQTDVIRMLAECDILVLTSKAETLPMAIAEAMAAGRFAIASDVGGIPDMIDDEKNGFLIDLDNSSQVIKLLESLYNNSALTSHIKTAARVTAQGKYDAAKVAKSTTEFYTRILNGTTE; this is encoded by the coding sequence ATGATGAAGGTGCTAATTGTTGTTCCTGGTCTGCCCTTGAACATGGATAAAATTCAGGGTGGTGTACATTCTGCTGTCCTTAACCTTTTGCATGGTTTTGCGCATATTGAAAATGTATATGTTAGACTTTTGTCTTTTACTGGTGAAACGAAACATGAAAGAGTTGTGCAATTCAATGACCATGTTGAGATAAGTCATGTGCCTGAAGGTCCCCTTCCATTTTCGTCAATTAACTATTTATTGTTCAGTTCATTTAAACTTAAGCAACAGGTAATAGCTTTCAATGCTGATATTGTACACTATGAAATCGGCGGATCCTTGCTATTTACCCGGCTTTTCGGATTAAATAAAAGGCCATATCTGCTTACATTTCACGGAATACCACAGGAAGAGCTGAAACTGCGGGAAACATTCAAGGAAAAACTGGCCACTTATTTCAATCTGTATATTGGGAACTGGTTGCAGCCATCTTATATCATTCATATTTCTGATTTTTCCAGGAAATATGTCAGGACTGCTGGAATAAAAGACGATATAACCATTCCTAATGCCATCTCCTCAAAGTATTTTAATATTCCTGATAAAAAAGTGATGTCTAACCGTCTCATATTTATTGGGGTAATTAATGACAGAAAGAACCTGATGTTTATGCTTCAGGCACTTAAAAAGATGGTGGATATTGGTAAGCCTTATACCCTTGATGTTTGCGGAGGTTTTGGAAATCAAATGTATAAGCAACTTGTTGAGAGTTTTATTGCTGGAAATAACCTTCAGGATATTGTGAAATTTCACGGATGGGTATCACAAACTGATGTGATCAGGATGTTAGCGGAATGCGATATACTTGTCCTGACTTCCAAAGCAGAAACACTTCCCATGGCCATAGCTGAAGCAATGGCTGCTGGTCGATTTGCAATAGCTTCTGACGTTGGTGGAATACCAGATATGATTGATGATGAGAAGAATGGTTTTCTGATTGACCTGGATAATTCATCACAGGTTATCAAATTGCTGGAGTCTTTATATAATAATTCTGCGTTGACCAGTCACATTAAAACAGCGGCCAGAGTTACCGCGCAGGGAAAATACGATGCGGCGAAGGTTGCAAAGTCAACAACGGAATTTTATACCAGGATTTTGAATGGAACAACTGAATGA
- a CDS encoding glycosyltransferase, producing the protein MSNQKKIVYIGTSGFPFGLAQVERQKLIAKGLLANKVGVLIISRYGIQPEGKEQAEFNSAEFEGIPFQYASGYTYRPNSFFRRNFLKFYGLVNEFFILRVQKKQYEGVVMLVSTLAFYNILYYKVISKLLGITMVIDNIEYFSSMQIPKSKFVKLDNYLYDNYSHKLADKVIGISDFLINVAKKGSPDKPVLKIPSIVDFSKFRSNAVEEQNFFLYCGQAAYFEVIAFIIDAFEMIDDRSFSLYLVSNGHPMDMQKLKDRISSSKKRDIIRLFSGVPFQQLVDLYMTSKALLIPLRNTRQDIARFPHKIGEYCAAGKPIVSTNIGEVASHFKDGVNAVLAETYDYRQFSEKMKTIIDNPELSATIGKNGFEFGKMNFDHLQLGAKIKDFIAE; encoded by the coding sequence ATGTCAAACCAAAAGAAAATAGTTTATATTGGAACCAGTGGCTTTCCCTTTGGACTTGCCCAGGTTGAGCGGCAAAAGCTTATTGCAAAGGGGCTTTTGGCTAACAAAGTTGGGGTACTGATCATTAGCCGTTATGGCATACAACCTGAAGGAAAGGAACAAGCCGAATTCAATTCTGCAGAGTTTGAAGGAATCCCTTTCCAGTATGCATCTGGCTATACTTATCGGCCAAATTCCTTTTTCAGGAGAAATTTTTTGAAATTCTATGGTTTGGTTAATGAGTTTTTCATTTTGCGGGTACAAAAGAAGCAATATGAAGGGGTTGTGATGCTTGTTTCTACGCTGGCTTTTTATAACATACTTTATTACAAGGTTATCTCCAAATTGCTGGGTATTACAATGGTGATTGATAATATAGAATATTTTTCATCCATGCAGATACCCAAATCCAAATTTGTAAAACTTGACAATTATTTATATGATAATTATTCACACAAGTTAGCTGACAAGGTAATTGGCATCAGTGATTTCCTGATTAACGTTGCGAAGAAGGGCTCGCCTGATAAACCGGTACTCAAAATTCCATCGATTGTTGATTTTAGTAAATTCAGGTCTAATGCTGTTGAAGAACAAAATTTCTTTCTCTATTGCGGACAGGCCGCCTATTTTGAAGTTATTGCATTTATAATTGATGCGTTTGAGATGATTGATGATAGATCTTTTTCCTTATACCTGGTTTCTAACGGTCATCCAATGGATATGCAAAAATTAAAGGACAGGATATCTTCCAGCAAGAAAAGGGATATAATCAGGTTATTTAGTGGTGTTCCATTTCAACAACTGGTAGATCTGTATATGACCAGTAAAGCGCTCCTGATTCCTTTGAGAAATACCAGGCAGGATATAGCCAGGTTTCCGCATAAAATAGGAGAATACTGTGCTGCGGGTAAGCCTATTGTATCTACAAATATTGGTGAAGTGGCAAGTCATTTTAAGGATGGTGTAAATGCAGTCCTGGCAGAGACATATGATTACAGGCAATTTTCGGAAAAAATGAAGACAATAATAGATAATCCGGAGCTTTCAGCTACTATCGGGAAGAATGGATTTGAATTTGGGAAAATGAATTTTGACCATTTACAGCTTGGTGCAAAAATTAAGGATTTTATAGCTGAATAG
- a CDS encoding lipopolysaccharide biosynthesis protein, with the protein MMSSKTYTLKNLNSLFKSNNSRTSLAIKNIIGSLVAKGGSVLISLLVVPLTINYVNATQYGIWLALSSIIAWFSLFDIGLGNGLKNKLTQALASNELGLAKIYISTTYAILVLLVGVFILVFIAVNQMVTWSSVLSLPAEMEAELRKLISLVFIFFCIQFILQIIIVILTAHQNLSTASLLVFLGNLVSLAIIAVLTRTTQGSLFNLALAFSISPLLVYLLATLFYFKKGYKTIAPSFKHIDFKYSKALMGLGIKFFIIQIAVVILYQTTNLLLMKLYGPDEVTSYNIGYKYFGVIQMFFAIVIAPFWVAFSDAFYKNDITWIQKTIKKLLGIWTLVSIGGLFMLVVSIPVIRLWVGDSVNYKWQNGLALFLYFASSTFGTIFIFFINGTGKIFIQFVTSLISPLLFIPLALYLGKHFGQSGVIYSSIICNFYGILIAPIQYRKIIAGNAAGIWGR; encoded by the coding sequence ATGATGAGTTCAAAAACATATACGCTGAAGAATTTAAATTCTCTTTTTAAATCTAACAATAGCCGGACTAGTCTTGCTATTAAAAATATTATTGGCTCACTGGTTGCGAAAGGGGGAAGTGTTCTTATTAGTCTGTTAGTGGTGCCACTCACCATTAATTACGTAAATGCTACACAATATGGAATCTGGCTTGCACTGAGTTCAATCATTGCCTGGTTCAGTTTGTTTGATATCGGTTTAGGCAATGGATTAAAAAATAAACTTACACAAGCTTTAGCTAGTAATGAACTTGGTCTGGCTAAAATTTATATCAGTACAACTTATGCGATTTTAGTCCTGCTTGTCGGTGTATTTATATTGGTTTTTATTGCCGTTAATCAAATGGTTACCTGGAGTTCAGTATTAAGTCTTCCTGCAGAAATGGAAGCCGAACTTCGAAAGCTTATTTCACTGGTGTTTATTTTCTTCTGCATTCAATTTATTTTGCAAATCATCATTGTTATTCTCACGGCACACCAGAACCTATCAACAGCTTCTTTGCTTGTTTTTTTAGGCAATCTTGTTTCTCTGGCCATAATTGCCGTCCTTACCCGGACCACTCAAGGTAGCCTCTTCAATCTTGCATTGGCATTTAGCATATCACCATTGCTGGTATATCTGCTTGCAACTCTTTTTTACTTTAAAAAGGGATATAAAACGATTGCGCCATCGTTTAAACATATAGATTTCAAATATTCAAAAGCATTGATGGGCCTTGGTATTAAATTTTTTATCATCCAGATCGCAGTTGTGATTCTTTATCAGACAACTAATCTGCTCCTGATGAAATTGTATGGCCCCGATGAAGTTACATCTTACAATATTGGTTATAAATATTTTGGCGTAATTCAAATGTTTTTTGCAATTGTAATCGCACCATTCTGGGTTGCATTTTCTGATGCGTTTTACAAAAATGATATTACGTGGATACAAAAAACTATAAAGAAATTATTGGGTATCTGGACCTTGGTTTCCATTGGTGGGCTTTTTATGTTGGTAGTTAGTATTCCTGTTATCAGGCTTTGGGTAGGTGATTCGGTAAACTATAAATGGCAGAATGGGCTTGCTCTTTTCTTGTATTTTGCTTCTTCAACGTTTGGTACAATTTTCATTTTTTTCATAAATGGAACAGGTAAAATTTTTATTCAGTTTGTAACAAGCCTTATTTCACCGCTGTTATTTATCCCGCTTGCTTTGTATTTAGGAAAGCACTTTGGACAATCCGGGGTTATCTATTCTTCTATTATCTGTAATTTTTATGGGATATTAATTGCACCTATCCAGTATAGGAAAATAATCGCAGGTAATGCTGCCGGGATCTGGGGTAGGTAG